In the genome of Pelmatolapia mariae isolate MD_Pm_ZW linkage group LG4, Pm_UMD_F_2, whole genome shotgun sequence, the window AGGTCACAAagcttctatttttttctttttgcacagtAATGGACACATTTACTATATCTACAATACAACTAAGCAGTAATGTGGCTGGTCTATTCACTCAAATTATGATCAAGGTGGTTCTTCACTGCAGTTATCTAAATTCAATCTAAATTTAGTTGGACTATgtttttctgctgtgacatgTCAAAATGTTGCCTGTAAAATGCCACTTATGTCACTTATAAATGAAGTGACCAGCTATTTTTATGCCAGCAGGTGGATTAAAGTTCTTTTTGTGTCACGTTTACATTATTTCTATTTGCCTTTTAGCCCAGTGGTCTCATCACATCTAAATGAGTGGTACCCTCTTCTGGTGAAAAGAGggtaaaacaatgaaagaggGGGGGAATGCACATACACTGAATACAGCTTATATACTCTTAATATACACTCACTGGTCAGTTTGTTTGATGCACCTGACTAGTATTGGGTTGGGCCCAGGTTTGACTTCAGAGCTCCCTGCATTGTTTGTTGTACAGATTAAacgaggtgctggaaacattcctcagagatgcTGGTCTATGTTGACATGATGGCATCAcaaagttgctgcagatttgtccgTGATCTTAATCTCACCAATCTCCCACATCCCTGAGGTGCTCTATTGAATCAAGATCTGGTGACTGCAGAGGTCATTTGAGTACAATGAACTcaggaagcagccatcagaagatggtacGCTGTAGTCGTAAAGGGATGGACACGatctcaggtaggctgtggtgtttaaatgatgctcggTTGGTGCTAAGGGGCCAAAGGTGTGCTGAGAAAATATCCGTCAAACCATTACACCACAATAACCACaattgtttcatttattttgaacatgtaaaACAATATGCAGACAGTCATTTAGgaaaaatagaacaaaaaaatacgataaaaaaaaagttgaatacaAAGCGTATCTTGACATTTGCTTATTTAGTTTACATATCTGAAACGGAGTGGGAGAAAGTGCAAACTTATTTAAACCTCTTCTCCATAAATTATCAATTATtatttatccatccattctcttccgctcatccttttcagggtcgcagaACTCAGGGAGCTGGAACCTATCCCAGCTTTCTCAGGGCGAGAGGCATGCTACACCCtggttgcagggctaacacatagacacagccattcgcactcacattcacacctatgggcaattttcagtttccagttaacctatccccactaactctATTTaactggactgtgggaggaagccagagtacccagagagaacccaggcaaacacagaaaaactccagtctgatggtggaattgaatgTTCTTgatgtgaggcaacagtgcaaaCCACAATGCCACCATGCTGCCCTTCCTTATTTATATAAACCTGAATTACAGGAATAAATATACTTCTAATTACACATAATTTCTACACTAtatgaaatacaaaacattGTCATAGTTACTGGGAGAAACTATATTCTGATGCCATaaggttcctttttttaattaatatattattatttattgtagCATGTCTTTTTATAAGGTCATGACTAACCCAGCGGCTTGTGGTTTGTGAAGTAGTGTCTGCTTATAGATTCGTATATTTAATAGTTATATGTTtagctttttttcattctgtttgGAAACATACTTGTTTGAAATGATATGTTATATATGATTATATGATTTCAACAAAATGACAGCATACATCACACAAAACACTGTGCAGTACGCCCATTGTTATTCATATTATTGTCTAATATTGTCCAGTTCTGTGTCATTAAACGTGTGTatgtgttcttttctttcagtccagtttattaATCTGATTATTTCTATCATAAACTGTAAACACTTGAAGATGCTGGCTGATAAAATTtatcagtagtagtagtatttccGTGTCATTTGGGAATAAGTTGTCTATGAGAGTGGCGCAATATGATGGAAATAAGCTCATGTGTTCCAAATGTCGCCATTTCCCGAGAAATCACAGCATTTGTAACATTATTTTACACTTCAATACCTCTCCGCATCAGACCACCCTCCACGTGCCCTGCACGTATAACGTGATGGTGGCCGCTCCGTGTCCGTGTCGGTCAGGAACCAATACCGAGGCTGATCTCGTCAGACTGTGGATATATTTGGGAATAACGCACTTCCCAGTTGGTTTGCGGAATTTTACTGACAGCATCAAGTCCAATGGCAGGTGCGCGAGGTGCATTGTGGGTGGTATAGTCTAACAGCGGAGAAAAGTATACTGGTGAAGAGAACGCGTTACGAGTTCGACTACATGTCCCAGAACACACTGCGGTATCTTGAGCCGTGTGTATGTGAGGCAAAGAGGAAGATTTCAGAATTCGTCTAGAGAATTGGAGCTGCGCTGTTGTTAAACAGATATAATGGTAAGTGTACAAAACTAAGCCAAAACGACTTTTTTGTAATCATTTTCTTGCTGAATACAAAATAAAGCGGATTATTCGACcgttgtttttagtttttcttgcCACAGACTGTTAGTCGCAGTGATTGCTAATGAAAATGTAACATAAGCTAAGTTAAGCTAGCAAAGAAGATACTTAAGGTTAGCAATTGTCGCAGTTTACATGGTTGTTGACAACATGACTGCAGGCAGACACGGTTGTAGACAGCTTTCTTTTATAGTAGGAAACTCGCGCTTTACGCCTATTCGCTTATATATTCCGCGTTTAAGCATTTAGCCAGCTAGCTGTCTTTAACTTTGTtccgttgtgtgtgtgtgtgtgtgtgtgtgtgtgtgtgtgtgtgtgtgtgtgtgtgtgtgtgtgtgttcgtgttcTTGTGTTCGTGTTCCGCCCCCCTTTTTTTACGGGAATCTCCGGGCTTATGACAGCGAGTACAGCTCCTGAATAGGTTCACTGGCAGACTCTCCAGCCCACGGACCGCATACCTTTCCGTTTGCATCATTAGCTAGTTGTCCGGGTCACTGGTTTTTTTGGCTGTCTCGTCCCCCTCTCCCCATTGTGCTTGTTTTGCTCCCTCTCTATGTCTCCCTCACTCCTCCCCTTGGTTTGACGGTTTGCAGATGTTGAGCACAGTTTCACAAGTTTAGCACACGAATAAGTTGGACTCGGTGTATATCTTTGGAGGAGCACTACTTTTAACAAGGTAGAAGGATTAGAGATATGCTATTGTTTGCTAACTATCTGCATGTGTACTTTCTATCAATATGTACATATACacagtgtatatgtgtgtttgagtgtgaaTGAGCACTCTTGCGAGGCAAACATCCGAGATGAATCTACAATTTGTAGAATTTTGAACTTCCTCTGCTgatctgctgctggctgatgcagCTTTACTCTCCCAGTTAAGAGACTTATAATTATTTCACTTTGTCAATAAACACGACCTATTATgttttaccttatttttttctgtcttaatATGTAAGACAGACAGcaactagaaaaagttgcatttcctgcgaaaatgctgtgtgaatGCCGTGTAGTAGaatctgaaaacagcagaaggaGAACTATCTGCTATCTGCAAACACTGTGTAGAAGCTGAAGTCTTTGCTGAAAACTGCGTTTTTTGAAAGGGTACAGTGAAATGTGTCAAGAAAGTGGAGTGTGTGCAAGCGGTGAAGACGTGTGGCAACAGCCACAGGTAGGATTCGAACCTTGACCACCGGGTCTCACAGTGCCTCACGGCATTCACACAATGATAGCAAGAGCggaagggaaggtttacaacaTGGTAGAGGGAACTGCTGTGAAGGctggtttggagatggtgggACTGATAAAAGACAGTCTGGGCTGAAGGTGGCAAAAATGAAGATGTTAGGATTTTTATTGAGAGTGAGcaggatggacaggattagaaatgagtgtaTCAGAGTGGCAGCCTAGGTTAGCAATTTGGAGATTAAGTTAGtaaggcaaggctgagatggtttggacatgtgaagaggagggatagtggatatattgggGATATGATAATCAAGATTGAGCTGCCAGTTGGAAGCATAACAAGGAGACTTCAGAGCAGGTTCATGGATGTCACGAGAAGGACATGGAGAGGGTTGATGTGACAGAGGAGGTTGCAAGGGATAGGGTGAGCTGGAGAAAGATAATCTGCTGTggccaaaagaagaagatataaataattacaaaatTGGATGCTCCTATGAAATAAAGATGGGATAGATGCAAGAAATCCTTGGGAAACAAAAGCTCCAGCTTCAGTTTTTTCTGCTCTTGGCTCTGTATTATGTCATTGGAGCAAATttcctaatatggtcatctcagccTCAAAGCACAATCAGCAGAAAGGTGTGTCAAACGGAGGGGGGAGGGAGTTGAAAATGAGCATAAGTCCACTTCAAGCTGacatctacttttttttaatgagtcattaattttttttaatggtctgAAAATCAGTCTTCAGATGTCTTCTTTAGCCTGACCAACAGTCCAAAAACTACAAACATTTAATGCACTGACTCAGAACATGTTCTGTTTAGGCATTAGACAAATCAAAACAGTCTGAATTTCTTAATTTGTTGTCAGTTCAGTAACTAAATGATAATATTTCTCATTCTCAGTAGTCCATGTTGTTACTTCAGTTCTGCTCGAACCGTCCCAAAACTGAAAAGCTTTCTTGTAAAACAGCAAGAGGCCACGGTTTGTTCACAGAAAGATAGGAAATCCTgtaatgacattaaaaaaaattcacattaCTTTCTATCCTCTCAGATCAGCTGGGCCTCAGATTTCAGTCTGGGGGTACCTGAggagttttttgtgtgtatatttgtgaatgAGACAAACGACACAGTACTAGCAGAAAGGAAACATTAGAACtttagagtttttgtttttaatttaaccaGTTAATTAATGAATGACTGAACTTTGAACTTCCTGTTATTGCTGGATTTGTGCTCTGGGTTTTCTGGATAGTTGGATTCAACAGACTAAAACATAAAACTTCTTCATAAACGTCATCTTTTCCGTGAATTGAAATAATTATGTTTGATTGTGTTGTTGTGCTTGAGGCCAGTAAAGTAGGTCAAATGTCGCCTTAACAACAGTAACTCCActggtttgtttcttttttactgcGTTGCCTCTCATGTAGATTAAAGCTGTGCTGTAGCTTCTGGCAGTTGCTGGCATTCCTCAAGCCAACTGTGGGCAtgtggcttttatttttaattttttttctgtgttgaaACATAACTCTAACTTAAAGCAAGCATTACGTGCTTAAGCTCTTTTTACTCGGACTTCCGTAGTTCTGGTCGGAGGGAAATAACCATACCAACTGATATTGTTTTTACAGTATGTGTCACGCTAATGTCCTCCTTGTCCTTTTACCTCTTCCTAGGCCTAGCAGTCCAGCTACCTGCTAGTCTTTCCTCACATATTCTGAGTGTGTGCTTTGGGTTATGAGCAGTGGTAAGACTCCTCGTTACAACCGATACTCCGGAGGAGCAGCGATAGCTAGCACAGCAACCATCCCCAGCAGCCCCTCCAGCCCCTCAGCAGACTCTGGCAACGGGGTGAGAGACACTTGCAGAAATTTGAATCATGTAGCAGAATTAGTATTCATTGTACACTATTACTCATTGTACTCATGATATGCAATGTATTCCCATCagagcttttgttttattttaaaataaactgaaacttTGACTCTGAGCTATTCCATCTGTGCATCTTTCTTCACTGCAGAGCAGGATGGAGGCCTCATTCGCTCCAACTTTCTCAGCTGCTGGAGCTAAAGGTGACACATAATTAACACACCACTGCGTGTTTGCTTGATGTCACTGAagttcttttgttttactgTAGTGTTCTTTCCTCTGAGTAttccctttcttttttcagCAGAAGGTTCCAGCACTTACAAGCAGCACAGACGGACTCCTTCCTCCTCAAGCACTCTGACCTACTCCCCCCGTGATGACGACGATGGAATGGTAAGCACACATCCAACTCAACATCCAGTTCATAAAAACTTAGTCAAAGTGATCATTTATTGGACTAAAACATGAAATGTTTTCACGCTCTGCATCTTTTTCATATTTGCACGCATGAGGATTTGCTGTGATACTGTTAGTGTGGGATTTGTTTATGACCTCTTCTTCCTCGTTGCTTCTTTTCCCTTCCTCAGCCTCCCATCGGTACTCCTCGGAGGTCAGATTCGGCCATCTCAGTCCGATCTCTCCATTCCGAGTCCAACATGTCCTTGCGCTCCACTTTCTCTCTGCacgaagaggaggaggacacgGTATGGCAGCCGGCACTTATATTTATTCTACATATATGGAAGCAAATATAAACAGATGCCTTGCAGTACATTTAGAGatctacacagacacacagagcacAGTTTTGGAGTTGAAGTCGCACACAGTCTGAGTAAATTAACACAAGTTTATGTTTGTGAGCAGGAGCCGCAGGTCTTTGCCGAGCAGCCTTCAGTCAAACTTTGCTGCCAGCTGTGTTGCAACGTCTTCAAGGACCCCGTCATCACCACGTGTGGGGTGAGTCTTCTTTTAACTTgtaatctttttctttctgtccatCTGCCTGTGCTTTGaaagtttttcctctttttttccataGTTTGTCCAACAGCTTGTAAAAACCTCCAACAAATTTCATCACAGTTGTGCTCGGTTTCCTCTAAAGGTTTGATTGTGACTCTGAAAAAGTGCTAAAACTGACATGCTGTTGATATCCAgctgtcaaataaataaaatagtgaTGACAAAGGACTGCTTGAGAAAGGGGATCATACAGGGCACATCCAGTGCCTGAGTTACTGGATTTCTGAATAATGTGAATTGGAATGAAAATAGACTATATGAATGTTTACCCTTTTTAATGACGTACTAAAAAAACCAAACGCATTTCCACAATATTCTAGGTTATTTTAAATGCACTAGTAGAAGTGGCTGTAAATCCCTGGTGGCCAACAATTTCTGCTAGCATTGCAGTAAATCAGGAAATCTGCCACTCTTTATTAGATGCATGTGTGACCGTCAGAGCTCACCAAATATCCAGATGTTTTAAAGCaaagtaaaactaaactaaCTCTAACTTCCTCTTTCTGCAGCACACTTTCTGCAGACGATGTGCCTTGACTTCAGGTAACCCTAAAAATGTGTAACAGACATTTATTGCAGTACAATTTTGAAGTTTACTCGATTTTAACCCTACCTAATTAATATTTGTGCTCCTTGCAGATAAGTGCCCTGTGGATGCAGCGAAGTTAACGGTTGTGGTGAACAACATTGCAGTAGCCGAGCAGATTGGAGAGCTCTTCATCCACTGTAAATACGGCTGCAGGGCTGTAGGCAGCAGCGCGGCCGGCGCCACGGCCTCCAACACCTCAGTGGCCGGGAAACCTGGAGCCTACGAGGTGGACCCACTGGGCTGCCCGTTCACAATCAAACTATCTACACGCAAGTAAGGAAACATTTCTGAAATCTAAAGTGAAACAAAGAGCTGTATAGTCTGTTTGTATCctgttaaaaaacattttctgcttTCATCGTCCCAACATCTCTGTTTGCAGAGAACATGAGGCCAGCTGTGACTACAGGCCCGTGCGATGCCCAAACAACCCCTCCTGCCCGCCGTTGCTCACCATGAACCTGGAGGCTCACCTCAAAGAATGCGAACACATCAAATGTCCACACTCCAAATACGGGTAATCCTAAAAACAGTGCTTTGATGTCTTATTTTCACCTTTCTCCATTTCTTATCcagcatattttgttcattctATGAAAttatttcttgctttttttccaTTGGCACTGTTACTTTACTGTATTCATATCTGCTGTTTTACTTGTCAGTAATCTGCATCTTGTCTCCTTGCCAACAGCTGCACATTCATAGGCAACCAGGACACATATGAAACACACCTGGAGGTCTGTAAATTTGAGGGCCTCAAGGAGTTTCTGCAGCAGACTGATGACAGGTGAGCTCAGATAAACAGACTTTTGTTGTGCTGAACCGTTTCTGTTAAGCTCTCCATCGGTCTGAATGTGACTTCTGACTTTTGACTGCTTAGATTCCATGAGATGCAGCTCACTCTGGCTCAGAAGGACCAAGACATCGCTTTCCTACGCTCCATGTTGGGGAAATTATCTGAGAAGTTGGATCAACTAGAGAAAAACCTGGAGCTCAAATTTGGTGAGATGACGGAAAAGCAGAACTAAGAATCAGTTCTCTTTTTCTAACATTCAGCAACATCATTTGCATATTTATATGCTTGGAACAAGATGTAGTTGAGCTTCAGTGAGCAGGTGGGCTGTTTGTATGTGGCTCAGTGATGCTGTATAGGCAGCTGTCAAGAAACAGGTGCTGTGGTACCTCAGGTATACAGCTTATATAAAGAATGTGTTTTAAATAGTTCACTTTGCCCAAGTATTCAGCAAAGCAGTGCATGTGAAAGACAAGCACAGACTCTCAAACTAATATCATGAATAGATCAGACATGTCTTCACACTTCAGCTTATTTGAGTATTCAGTATATTATCAGCACAACATGTACTGAATACCAAGATGTGCGGTTTGCTGTAATCGACTCTAGGAGCCATCAAATTTGATTCAGTAAGAAGATATTTGTCTCATACTTCCTGTGGATGTTTCACAGACTGAAGGGAAGTTCCGACTTAGTTCATTTACTTAATAAGGCTTTAAGTGGAACTATAGTTGTTGgtaaatagttttattttggtCAGGCCAGTTTCCAAAGTCGCATGGACCTGTTAGGATTATTTTTAGTTCTATCTTTTTATTCTTGAGCTCTTTTTAGATGAGCTTTGTAGGAGTTCAAAATAGTTCACCATACATGTGTGCAGCATCTTAGTTCATCCTCCGTCTGAAGCGAGCTGTCTTAGCTCGTCTCCCTATGATGTTTACTTTCTTTTGAATGGCTGCCAGTGGCGATTCATTGCACCATCATGGGTCTGTGTCCCCTACATGTTTGTATAAATATAAACATCCACCACTTGCAATTTATAACCGCAAACCATTAACAGCTGTAGTTTGGAACTTGCTGACAGAAGAAGTGCAGTGTATATCAGGTTTGTTTTTGGGCCGGAAAGGAAAGGGGGGTATGGGGAATGGAGATCTTGGATATGATGGAGTGTTATCTATGTGTGAGTTAAAATTGGAGCCTTTTAAGAATCTGCATCACGTGCATCTCCTTATGCGTGTTGTCTCTTAACTCGGTGTGGGTAGGGTTGAGGACTACAGATTTAAAAACTACTAAATCAGCAGGCGTGCTGCTACAGGTAATTGCTCCTTTAGGAGCTAGCAGGAGACCCTCTCAAATGCTGCCTTATGCTATGCTCTGTAATGGAGAAACTATATAAGAAAGTAGCACTTCATGATTTGCAAAATGCAGCACagacttaaaataaaaagagacaCATAACCTGGGTAATtaatatccatccatcaattttcttccgcttatccggggctgggtcgcgggggcagcagcctaagcagagaagcccagacctccctctccccagccacctcctcctgcttgtccgggggaacaccaagacgttcccaggccagccaagagatataatctctccagcttgtcctgggtctgccctgaggcctcctcccggtggaacacctcacccaggaggcatccttgtcacctcaactggctcctttcgatgtggaggagcagcagctctactctgatcccctcccggatggccgaaccTCTCACCTTATCTCtgagggagaggccagccacccttcggaggaagcccatttctgccgcttgtatccgcgatctcgttctttcatTCACTAcacacagctcgtgaccatagctgagggtagggatgtagatcgactggtaaattgagagcttcgcttttacactcagctcgcTCTTCGCCAccacagaccggtacagcgtccgcatcactgcagccgcagcaccaatccgtaaTTAATAATTATAGTAAACATTTAGTTgtgctttttaaagtttttctcaTCGTCTTAAAGACcttgtgtgtctgcgtgtgtttCAGATGTGCTGGATGAGAACCAGAGCAAGCTCAGCGAAGACCTGATGGAGTTTCGTAGAGATGCCTCCATGCTTAacgtaagtgtgtgtgtgtgtgtgtgtgtgtgaatgattgaACTGGAGTTTATGTGACTAATAATAAGTCacataagtaagtaagtaagtaataaGCCTAGGTTCTGAAATATTACTGAAATACTTACTTTGTCCCTGCAGGATGAGTTGTCCCACATCAATGCCAGGCTCAACATGGGAATCCTGGGCTGTAAGTGTCTGTTTGCCTTTACTCTTCCCCTCTCTCAGCATTGGGTGAAAATCTGTGAAAGCTTTAACCTGAAATGCAAATTGTAGCTCTGCCAGCTCTCAGTATTTCCCTCCTCCCCCCCACTCACGCTTTTCCATTTCCCTTTTCTTTATCCACCTTTCAGTCCTGTTCTTAACCTCGTTTCAGTTATTTTCCTCGCACTGTGTTTCTCcaatgaaaaatacaaatccAGTCTATGCTGTCTTTCTGCCTGTGTGTAGCATACGACCCCCAGCAGATCTTCAAGTGTAAGGGGACATTTGTGGGCCACCAGGGTCCCGTCTGGTGTCTCTGTGTCTACTCCACTGGAGACCTGCTCTTCTCTGGCTCTTCTGATAAGACAATTAAGGTAACGGCTACACTCATTTACCCGTTTTTGTACACGTGCTATTTTTGCCTGCTCACTCCCATTTCCAAAGAGATTCAGACAACTTCCACATATAACCCTGTTTTGTAGAAATTAGGAATTGTAGAGTTGTTGTTATGCACAGAAATACTAAGTGACTGCTTCTCTTCCTCTAAGGTGTGGGACACCTGCACCACCTACAAATGTCAGAAAACCCTGGAGGGTCATGATGGCATCGTGCTGGCTCTGTGTATCCAAGGGTAACATAATTcatacatgcaaacacacatgttGTAATCATTGGATTTCTATGAGCTGCAGGAATCTCAGAGGATGACTCAGTTGTATTTTTTCCTCTCCATAGTAACAGGCTATACAGTGGCTCTGCAGATTGCACCATCATTGTAAGTAACATCTCTGCATCTCTCTTTTAGGACCAAGCTTATAAAATTTCACGATGGAATGTTTTCATATGTCTAGAAGCTCATTTATTTGTGTCATGCATTTTCCCTCCAACTGTGCATCTTGTGTAGGTGTGGGACATTCAGACACTCCAGAAAGTCAATACTATCCGTGCCCATGACAACCCTGTATGCACACTGGTCTCCTCCCACAACATGTTGTTCAGCGGCTCCCTCAAGGCCATCAAGGTACTGTTATGTGCAGCATATTTCACACAGTGTATGTTGGGTTATTTTATGGTTTTCAAATCTGTAGAAGTAGATGGATTTGCCTAAATCCTGCACAGCTGACATCTGCAAAgaatatgaaaatgtgaaaaaataaataaacttggACTGTAGCCTTTAGTGACAGAGAAGAAGAGGATGAATTGGTGCTTTATGTCTGTGATGTCAGTGCTCCCACAAAAGGGACTTTCCTTACTTGAGGCTTTCCCTCCCCCCGCTCCAACCCCTTCACTCAGCCTTTCTCAACATCAGTTCAGTGACAGATTACGCTTGAATGTTTCCACCTCTGCAGTGCTGTTGAAATGGATTTTctgatttcttgttttttttgtttttaaacatgtttcagATCCTCAGATGACTTTTAGCATTAGAAAAAATTGaccagaataaataaaaaatgccgtttttaaaagaagatttcatttattaaattaaacaaaGTTATACAAACTGCCTGGGACAATGTGAAAAAGTCATTTCTCTTTAAATTTAAGAACTGGTTGTGACAATCATGCGTTTGTGATATTTGTCTTCATATGACTGCGGAGGAATTTTCagccactcttctttgcagaattgtttcaGTTCAGCCACATTGGGGGGATTTCCAGCATGAACtcctgtttaaggtcatgccacagcaGTTCAGTCtgatttgattttaactctaaaaccttcattttgggggggttttgaTATTCATGTtttgagccattcagaggtggacttgctgctgtgtttcGAGTCATTGTATCTGCCTCAGTTCAGCTGtttgcgtgtgtgagtgtgacaaACTAGCTTTTTGTGGTATGTTGATGAAGGTGAAGCTGAAAATGAGTCCAGTATTTAAAATTGCTATGTTTTACTCTAGTAAACAAATGTTTTACcaaacatttaatattttttcaccATCAggtatttttgtaattttgttgaCTATTCTCTTTGAATCTTTGAATCCAGtacttttttcctcctctgttagttcagtgaattttcttctcgtgtgcatgtgtgtgtaggtTTGGGACATCGTGGGCActgagctgaagctgaagaaggagctgACAGGACTGAATCACTGGGTTCGAGCACTGGTGGCCTCCCAGAACCACCTGTACAGCGGCTCATATCAGACCATCAAGGTAAGAAAGAGCAATGTTAAACTTTGTGGCCTCTTTTACCTACTTATGTCCAATCATAACTCAGCAGCTATAAATGattcaaacaaaataaaaaagcattATGAGACTG includes:
- the traf7 gene encoding E3 ubiquitin-protein ligase TRAF7 isoform X1, with the protein product MSSGKTPRYNRYSGGAAIASTATIPSSPSSPSADSGNGSRMEASFAPTFSAAGAKAEGSSTYKQHRRTPSSSSTLTYSPRDDDDGMPPIGTPRRSDSAISVRSLHSESNMSLRSTFSLHEEEEDTEPQVFAEQPSVKLCCQLCCNVFKDPVITTCGHTFCRRCALTSDKCPVDAAKLTVVVNNIAVAEQIGELFIHCKYGCRAVGSSAAGATASNTSVAGKPGAYEVDPLGCPFTIKLSTRKEHEASCDYRPVRCPNNPSCPPLLTMNLEAHLKECEHIKCPHSKYGCTFIGNQDTYETHLEVCKFEGLKEFLQQTDDRFHEMQLTLAQKDQDIAFLRSMLGKLSEKLDQLEKNLELKFDVLDENQSKLSEDLMEFRRDASMLNDELSHINARLNMGILGSYDPQQIFKCKGTFVGHQGPVWCLCVYSTGDLLFSGSSDKTIKVWDTCTTYKCQKTLEGHDGIVLALCIQGNRLYSGSADCTIIVWDIQTLQKVNTIRAHDNPVCTLVSSHNMLFSGSLKAIKVWDIVGTELKLKKELTGLNHWVRALVASQNHLYSGSYQTIKIWDIRSLECVHVLQTSGGSVYSIAVTNHHIVCGTYENLIHVWDIESKEQVRTLTGHVGTVYALAVISTPDQTKVFSASYDRSLRVWSMDNMICTQTLLRHQGSVTALAVSRGRLFSGAVDSTVKVWTC
- the traf7 gene encoding E3 ubiquitin-protein ligase TRAF7 isoform X2, whose translation is MSSGKTPRYNRYSGGAAIASTATIPSSPSSPSADSGNGSRMEASFAPTFSAAGAKEGSSTYKQHRRTPSSSSTLTYSPRDDDDGMPPIGTPRRSDSAISVRSLHSESNMSLRSTFSLHEEEEDTEPQVFAEQPSVKLCCQLCCNVFKDPVITTCGHTFCRRCALTSDKCPVDAAKLTVVVNNIAVAEQIGELFIHCKYGCRAVGSSAAGATASNTSVAGKPGAYEVDPLGCPFTIKLSTRKEHEASCDYRPVRCPNNPSCPPLLTMNLEAHLKECEHIKCPHSKYGCTFIGNQDTYETHLEVCKFEGLKEFLQQTDDRFHEMQLTLAQKDQDIAFLRSMLGKLSEKLDQLEKNLELKFDVLDENQSKLSEDLMEFRRDASMLNDELSHINARLNMGILGSYDPQQIFKCKGTFVGHQGPVWCLCVYSTGDLLFSGSSDKTIKVWDTCTTYKCQKTLEGHDGIVLALCIQGNRLYSGSADCTIIVWDIQTLQKVNTIRAHDNPVCTLVSSHNMLFSGSLKAIKVWDIVGTELKLKKELTGLNHWVRALVASQNHLYSGSYQTIKIWDIRSLECVHVLQTSGGSVYSIAVTNHHIVCGTYENLIHVWDIESKEQVRTLTGHVGTVYALAVISTPDQTKVFSASYDRSLRVWSMDNMICTQTLLRHQGSVTALAVSRGRLFSGAVDSTVKVWTC